A stretch of Zymoseptoria tritici IPO323 chromosome 1, whole genome shotgun sequence DNA encodes these proteins:
- a CDS encoding uncharacterized protein (hypothetical protein unknown function, predicted integral to membrane), producing the protein MANIINLALRGFQFFCTLIVMALVGNMIAMGADPAVVNYTMFCAVIAMLALIFLIPATIKEEWSIMPAIPFALDAIIVLFWFCAAVALAARLGAHSCSNNDYLRSNSVIRGASQRGSACREGQAATAFLWFGWAAFVGSLVFTGLGLKGGSPARGGIRRGPAMSQV; encoded by the exons ATGGCAAACATCATTAACTTGGCCCTTCGTGGCTTCCAG TTCTTCTGCACGCTCATCGTCATGGCTCTCGTCGGTAACATGATCGCCATGGGCGCCGACCCTGCCGTCGTCAACTACACCATGTTCTGCGCCGTCATCGCCATGCTCGCGCTCATTTTCCTGATCCCTGCGACCATCAAGGAGGAGTGGTCCATCATGCCCGCGATCCCATTCGCTCTTGACGCCATCATTGTCCTCTTCTGGTTCTGCGCGGCCGTCGCTCTCGCCGCTAGACTCGGTGCGCACAGCTGCAGCAACAAT GACTACCTCCGAAGCAACTCTGTCATTCGCGGCGCTTCTCAGCGTGGATCCGCCTGCCGCGAAGGCCAGGCCGCCACCGCATTCCTCTGGTTCGGCTGGGCCGCGTTCGTTGGCTCCCTCGTCTTCACCGGACTCGGCCTCAAGGGCGGCTCCCCAGCTCGTGGTGGCATCCGTCGCGGACCGGCTATGAGCCAGGTTTAA